The following proteins are co-located in the Gossypium hirsutum isolate 1008001.06 chromosome A02, Gossypium_hirsutum_v2.1, whole genome shotgun sequence genome:
- the LOC107930137 gene encoding probable 2-oxoglutarate-dependent dioxygenase AOP1 codes for MILETFGVEKYVDEFIDSTNYILKVMKYEGSQSSKPSIRAHSDQNLLTPLYQNEVNGLEIQNKDGEWINVKPLPNTFFVMTGESLSVWLNGGLRSTYHRVMMKVSKARCCVGMFATPRGGYQVKAPKELVDDKIGLLFKPFDCEEFLGFYSIHAARGDLELILRLIVMSKILQSIIYVKQ; via the exons ATGATTTTGGAGACCTTTGGTGTGGAGAAATATGTGGATGAGTTCATTGACTCCACAAATTATATTCTCAAGGTCATGAAATATGAAGGGTCTCAAAGCAGCAAGCCAAGCATTAGGGCTCACTCGGATCAAAATCTGTTGACCCCTTTGTATCAAAATGAGGTTAATGGATTAGAGATTCAAAACAAAGATGGTGAATGGATCAATGTAAAACCTTTACCTAACACTTTCTTTGTTATGACTGGAGAGTCCCTCAGC GTATGGTTAAATGGTGGATTGCGTTCTACTTATCATCGCGTCATGATGAAGGTGAGCAAGGCAAGGTGTTGCGTGGGAATGTTTGCAACGCCTAGAGGAGGGTACCAAGTAAAGGCTCCAAAAGAGCTTGTGGATGACAAAATTGGCTTACTCTTCAAACCCTTTGACTGCGAAGAATTTTTGGGATTTTACTCTATCCATGCTGCTCGAGGGGATCTTGAATTGATCTTAAGGCTTATTGTAATGTCTAAGATTTTACAATCAATAATTTATGTGAAACAATAA